The following coding sequences lie in one Helicoverpa zea isolate HzStark_Cry1AcR chromosome 2, ilHelZeax1.1, whole genome shotgun sequence genomic window:
- the LOC124639603 gene encoding uncharacterized protein LOC124639603 isoform X1 — MMGVVLLGLCFITSTLAANVNFCQNLDPTHDFDEESVLGMWYIHEYVFHRENVTKTEANPYCPIVQIRKFEDYVEGGLLNHNLPTPPTPYPQLTNSPYVNRQYNMHEPYRIRHFVLEWHEGIWQDDYHIKVNTSHKGFWATDVPNRSVGDMYRFFGGVIQVLKVANNHLVLNFCMRLPSSQLFSVVLSRNENQLTPEDLASIHNVFTLKHLSTSALKRVCENSASSITISTLLLFIVTYTIWGSHM, encoded by the exons ATGATGGGCGTAGTTTTACTCGGATTATGTTTCATTACGTCCACTTTGGCAGCCAACGTTAATTTTTGCCAGAACCTAGACCCAACGCATGACTTTGACGAAGAATCTGTGTTAGGCATGTGGTATATCCACGAGTATGTGTTCCACAGAGAAAATGTTACGAAAACTGAAGCTAATCCGTACTGTCCTATTGTGCAGATTAGAAAGTTTGAGGATTATGTTGAAGGGGGCCTGTTGAACCATAACTTA CCTACTCCGCCGACGCCGTACCCTCAGCTTACGAACTCACCGTACGTGAACCGTCAGTACAACATGCACGAGCCGTACCGCATCAGACACTTCGTCCTGGAGTGGCACGAGGGTATCTGGCAAGACGACTACCACATTAAGGTCAACACCTCCCACAAAGGATTCTGGGCCACCGATGTTCCTAATAGAT CTGTCGGCGACATGTACAGATTCTTCGGCGGTGTCATCCAAGTATTGAAAGTGGCTAACAACCACCTGGTGCTGAACTTCTGCATGCGGCTGCCCAGCTCACAGCTGTTTAGCGTCGTGCTTTCCAGAAATGAGAACCAGCTGACCCCCGAAGACCTGGCCAGCATCCACAACGTGTTCACTCTGAAGCATCTCTCCACATCGGCCCTTAAAAGGGTCTGTGAAAACTCAGCGTCGAGCATAACTATATCGACTTTACTACTCTTTATAGTTACTTATACGATTTGGGGATCCCAcatgtaa